One Grus americana isolate bGruAme1 chromosome Z, bGruAme1.mat, whole genome shotgun sequence DNA window includes the following coding sequences:
- the LOC129199277 gene encoding survival motor neuron protein-like isoform X1, giving the protein MAERVLFRRGTGQSDDSDLWDDTALIKAYDKAVASFKNVLKNGECSEPSDKQEHRPGTKRKNNKKNRNRKKSSTVPLKQVTSPWKVGDSCNAVWSEDGNVYLATIVSINQKRGTCVVTYTGYGNQEEQNLSDLLPPASDETNENETPYSTDESEKSSQSPQNKNNCSKARSSPQNLRFPTPPAGLGRLGSKFRASPSFLSCWPPPFPAGPPLIPPPPPMRPDSPEDDEALGSMLIAWYMSGYHTGYYLGLKHSRMEAALEKEMHAK; this is encoded by the exons aTGGCGGAGCGGGTGCTGTTTCGGCGTGGGACCGGGCAG AGCGACGACTCGGACTTGTGGGACGATACGGCCCTCATCAAGGCGTACGACAAGGCGGTGGCCTCCTTCAAG AACGTTTTAAAGAATGGAGAGTGTTCAGAGCCTTCGGACAAACAGGAGCACCGCCCGGGGAcgaagagaaaaaacaataaaaagaacagaaatagaaagaagAGCAGCACAGTACCTTTGAAACAGGTCACCTCACCT TGGAAAGTTGGTGACAGCTGTAATGCAGTTTGGTCTGAGGACGGTAATGTGTACCTAGCAACTATTGTCTCCATCAATCAGAAGAGAGGCACGTGTGTTGTTACTTACACGGGATATGGAAATCAGGAGGAGCAGAACCTGTCTGATCTACTTCCTCCAGCCAGCGATGAAACA AATGAAAATGAGACTCCATATTCAACAgatgaaagtgaaaaatcttCCCAGTCacctcaaaacaaaaacaactgcTCAAAAGCAAGAtcctccccccaaaacctaCGTTTTCCCACACCACCAGCAGGCCTGGGAAGG cttgGATCAAAATTCAGGGCATCTCCATCGTTTTTATCTTGCTGGCCTCCACCCTTCCCAGCAGGACCACCG TTGattcctcctccaccacctaTGAGGCCAGACTCTCCTGAGGATGATGAAGCATTGGGGAGCATGTTGATAGCCTGGTACATGAGTGGTTATCACACTGGTTATTACCTG GGTTTAAAACACAGTCGAATGGAAGCAGCactggagaaagaaatgcatgcaAAATAG
- the LOC129199277 gene encoding survival motor neuron protein-like isoform X2: MAERVLFRRGTGQSDDSDLWDDTALIKAYDKAVASFKNVLKNGECSEPSDKQEHRPGTKRKNNKKNRNRKKSSTVPLKQWKVGDSCNAVWSEDGNVYLATIVSINQKRGTCVVTYTGYGNQEEQNLSDLLPPASDETNENETPYSTDESEKSSQSPQNKNNCSKARSSPQNLRFPTPPAGLGRLGSKFRASPSFLSCWPPPFPAGPPLIPPPPPMRPDSPEDDEALGSMLIAWYMSGYHTGYYLGLKHSRMEAALEKEMHAK; this comes from the exons aTGGCGGAGCGGGTGCTGTTTCGGCGTGGGACCGGGCAG AGCGACGACTCGGACTTGTGGGACGATACGGCCCTCATCAAGGCGTACGACAAGGCGGTGGCCTCCTTCAAG AACGTTTTAAAGAATGGAGAGTGTTCAGAGCCTTCGGACAAACAGGAGCACCGCCCGGGGAcgaagagaaaaaacaataaaaagaacagaaatagaaagaagAGCAGCACAGTACCTTTGAAACAG TGGAAAGTTGGTGACAGCTGTAATGCAGTTTGGTCTGAGGACGGTAATGTGTACCTAGCAACTATTGTCTCCATCAATCAGAAGAGAGGCACGTGTGTTGTTACTTACACGGGATATGGAAATCAGGAGGAGCAGAACCTGTCTGATCTACTTCCTCCAGCCAGCGATGAAACA AATGAAAATGAGACTCCATATTCAACAgatgaaagtgaaaaatcttCCCAGTCacctcaaaacaaaaacaactgcTCAAAAGCAAGAtcctccccccaaaacctaCGTTTTCCCACACCACCAGCAGGCCTGGGAAGG cttgGATCAAAATTCAGGGCATCTCCATCGTTTTTATCTTGCTGGCCTCCACCCTTCCCAGCAGGACCACCG TTGattcctcctccaccacctaTGAGGCCAGACTCTCCTGAGGATGATGAAGCATTGGGGAGCATGTTGATAGCCTGGTACATGAGTGGTTATCACACTGGTTATTACCTG GGTTTAAAACACAGTCGAATGGAAGCAGCactggagaaagaaatgcatgcaAAATAG